Proteins encoded in a region of the Oncorhynchus tshawytscha isolate Ot180627B unplaced genomic scaffold, Otsh_v2.0 Un_contig_16309_pilon_pilon, whole genome shotgun sequence genome:
- the LOC121843621 gene encoding LOW QUALITY PROTEIN: fascin-like (The sequence of the model RefSeq protein was modified relative to this genomic sequence to represent the inferred CDS: inserted 1 base in 1 codon; substituted 1 base at 1 genomic stop codon): CIFYCVSLQSEVHGRYLGGTEDRISCFAQTASVAEKWSVHIAMHPQVNIFSVTRKRYAHLSSKVDEVSIDRDVPWGVDSLITLVFRDQRYHLQTSDNRFLKNDGSLEATPDKTTGYTLEFRSGKVAFRDCSGRYLAPSGPSGTMKSGKTSRVGKDEMFSLEQSHPQVVLTASNERNVSTRQGMDLSANQDEEGDQEVFQVEMSRENRKCAFRTAAGKYWTLTSSGGLQCTASTKTTNCYFDMEYCGKKLTLRAANGKYVAAKKNGQLAATVTFVSESEEFLMKLINRPIIVLRGEHGFIGCRKVTGTLDSNRSSYDYFTLTFREGTYSLQGXLDGKFWMVGSEASVVSSSDDPVDFLLEFCDYNKVAIRSVADGKYLHGDHAGVLKANADDLRPXTLWEY, encoded by the exons tgtatattctactgtgtttctctgcAGTCAGAGGTCCATGGCAGATATCTGGGAGGCACAGAGGACAGGATCAGCTGCTTTGCCCAG ACTGCATCAGTGGCTGAAAAATGGAGTGTTCACATTGCCATGCATCCTCAG GTGAACATCTTCAGTGTGACCAGGAAGCGTTATGCCCACCTGTCATCCAAGGTGGATGAGGTCTCTATAGACCGCGACGTCCCGTGGGGGGTGGACTCCCTGATCACCCTGGTGTTCAGAGACCAACGCTACCACCTGCAGACGTCTGATAACCGCTTCCTGAAGAACGACGGCAGCCTGGAGGCCACGCCGGACAAGACCACCGGATACACGCTGGAGTTCCGCTCCGGCAAGGTGGCGTTCAGGGATTGTTCCGGGCGCTACCTGGCACCGTCGGGCCCGAGCGGGACCATGAAGAGCGGGAAGACTAGCCGCGTGGGGAAGGATGAGATGTTCTCTCTGGAGCAGAGTCACCCTCAGGTGGTTCTCACCGCCAGCAACGAGAGGAACGTCTCCACCAGGCAAG GCATGGACCTGTCAGCCAATCAGGACGAGGAGGGAGACCAGGAAGTGTTCCAGGTGGAGATGAGTCGTGAGAACAGGAAGTGTGCTTTCCGGACCGCCGCCGGGAAGTACTGGACCCTCACCTCTTCTGGAGGACTACAGTGTACCGCCTCCACTaa gactacCAACTGTTACTTTGACATGGAGTACTGTGGTAAGAAGCTGACTCTCCGTGCCGCCAACGGGAAATACGTCGCAGCCAAGAAGAACGGACAGCTAGCCGCCACCGTTACGTTTGTCA GTGAGTCGGAGGAGTTCCTGATGAAGCTGATTAACCGTCCAATCATCGTCCTCCGTGGGGAACACGGTTTCATCGGGTGTCGTAAGGTCACAGGAACCCTGGACTCCAACCGTTCCTCGTATGACTACTTTACCCTGACCTTCAGAGAGGGGACGTACAGCTTAcagggtta acTCGACGGGAAGTTCTGGATGGTTGGCAGCGAGGCGTCGGTGGTGAGCAGCAGTGACGACCCCGTCGACTTCCTGTTAGAGTTCTGCGACTACAACAAGGTCGCTATCCGCTCCGTCGCCGACGGGAAGTATCTCCACGGCGACCACGCCGGCGTCTTGAAGGCCAACGCCGACGACCTGAGAC CCACGCTCTGGGAGTACTGA